The Mycolicibacterium aurum genome segment GGTTCGGGGATGGTCGCCTGGGCGGGGTCGAACGGGAAGTGACGGCCGAGCGAGCCGGGCGGCGGCACGCGGAACTCGTCGGTGGCCTGGATCATGAGCAGCGTGGTCTCCTCAGCAGGAACCTGCCGCCATGTACATGCCTTGGGGAGATAGATCCAGTCGCCCTGGCGATAGTTGAGCGGGCCGAATTCGGTTTCCAGGGAACCGGATCCGCGATGGACGAAGGACAGCAGGTCGCCGTCGACGTATCGGGCGAAGTAGGGCATGGGCTCGGTGCGTCGTGACAGCATTACCAGGCAATCGGCGTTTGAGAACATGAGCATTGGTCCGCCGTGTGCATCGGTGGCGTCGCTGGGTTTGAGCTCACTGCTCAACACGTCGGTGGGGCGGAGCGGCCCGACGGTCCGGTACGCGGTCGGATCGTTGCGGCGGTACATGTTCGCCGTGCGCCCGACGAACCCGCCGCGGCCGAGTTCATCGTCCTTCAGTCCGTCGAGGTCGGCATGAATCCGTTTGGGAGTCTTGCCTTTTCGAAGGTGGACGAACGATTCCATGCTCAGCTCCTCGGTCGAAAGTAAAACTGACATTACTTTTATCTTTGAGGTGAGTCAATGGTTGCTGACAGCGAATTGTGCCGGCGAATGAGAGAGGCGCTAAACCTCTGAATTTTCTTCTGCCACTGGGGTTTCTGTGGTCACGGGGGTGGCCTGGTGTCACAGGGTGTGTCGGTGTGTCGAACTAGTGTTCGATGTATGGATGGGGTGTCGGAGGCGGTCGCGACCATCGGCGAGCAGCTGGCGGTGCTGTCGACGGCCTGCGACGAGCTGTCCCACCGCGACCTGATCAGCCTGCTGGTGCAAGTGAGTGCGGTGGTGCGCGCGGTGCCCGCGCTGGAGCACCGCGCGCTGGCGCGCCTGACCGCCGAGACCGAGCCGTGCCGGTTGGGCGAGAAAACCTGGCCTGCAGTCCTGACGACAGCGTTGCGGATCACCAGCGCTGAGGCCAAACGCCGCATTGCCCGGGCCAAGGTGCTGGGCCCACGCCGGAGCTTCACCGGCGAGCCGTTGGCGCCGCTGTGGGAATCCACTGCTGCCGCCCAAGCCCGCGGGGAGGTGGATGTCGCGCATGTGGAGGTCATCGAACGGTTCCACACGGCGTTACCGTCCTGGGTCGATGTCGACACCCGCGCCGCGGCCGATGCCCAGCTGGCTGAGCTGGCGGCGGGGCTGGATCCCGACAACCTTGATGCTGCCGCGAGGCGGTTGGTGGCGTGTATCGATCAGGACGGAGCCGCACCCGAGGAGCGGGAACGGGAGCGGGCCGCCAAGCGCGGCGTGCGGATCGGTAAACAACAGCCCGACGGGACCGCCTCGATCTCGGGCTGGATGACTCCCGAAACCGTGGCCATCTGGGAAGCGCTGCTCGCCAAAGAAGCCGCCCCCGGCCACAACATGCCCGCCGATGAGAACTCCGGCGACGACGCCGGCACGGGTCCCGGCCAGCAGAGCGAGTCCTCGCCGGAGCAGAACACCTGCCGCGATACCCGCACTGCGGCCCAACGCAACCACGATGCGTTTCTGGCGATCGGCCGCCGCGCGCTGGAATCCGGAGATCTCGGCACCCACAACGGCCTACCGGTCACCGTGATCGTTTCGACGACGCTGCAGGAGTTGGAAAAAGGCGCCGGGGTCGCGGTCACCGGCGGCGGAAGCCTGCTACCGATGCCGGATCTGATCCGGATGGCTGCCCACGCCCACCACTACCTCTACATCTACGACCAGCACACCGGCCAGTCCCTGTATCTGGCCCGCACGAAGCGGCTCGCCAGTGCGGCGCAGCGGATCGTGCTGCACGCCCGCGACCGCGGCTGCACCCGCCCGGGCTGCACCGCCCCCGGCTACTGGTGCGAAGCCCACCATGCCGTCACCGACTGGACCAACGGCGGACACACCAACATCGACGACATGACCCTGGCCTGCCCCCAAGATCACCGCATGCTCGACACCACTCAATGGCGCACCCGCAAGAACACGAAGAACGAGACCGAATGGCTCCCACCACCCGACCTCGATAACGGCCAGCACCGCGTCAACGGCTATCACCACCCCGAGCGCTACCTCCTGCCCGAAGACGACGACGGACCGTGAGAGGCGGCATCGCTCAGTCGATGAGATCGACCCGCACGGTGAGCAGGTTCGTCCCGAACGTGCGGACACCGACGTTGTTGAGAGCCGGAAGCGAGCGCATCCGCGCCCGCGCGTCGTCGTCGGGCAGCAGGTGGGCCGTGCCGCGGTGCCAGCGGCCTTTCAGCCGCACCCGCACGCTCGGGTCCGCCTGAATGTTGCGGATGTACTGGGACTTGTCGCCGAACTCGGAGACGAACCAGAACTGGTCGCCGATCCGGCGGCCACCCAGCGGGGTCGTGCGTGGCTCACCGGATGTGCGCCCCGTCGTCTCCAGCAAGGTCTGGAACGGAACGCGGCGCATCACGGTGTTCACGTACCTCTGAAAGGTCTTGGTGACCCTGTCGCGGACTGTGTCGGCCACCAGAACCTCCGTAGCTCACACCA includes the following:
- a CDS encoding homogentisate 1,2-dioxygenase, whose product is MESFVHLRKGKTPKRIHADLDGLKDDELGRGGFVGRTANMYRRNDPTAYRTVGPLRPTDVLSSELKPSDATDAHGGPMLMFSNADCLVMLSRRTEPMPYFARYVDGDLLSFVHRGSGSLETEFGPLNYRQGDWIYLPKACTWRQVPAEETTLLMIQATDEFRVPPPGSLGRHFPFDPAQATIPEPQPIDDDGRDEYEVRLIHSEIDGAGTTSLFYQHNPLDVEGWRGDNFPFTFNIDDYTVITSESVHLPPTVHLFMQATGVYVMNFLPKPAESVPGTERTPWYHRNVDFDEIAFFHDGSLYGIPMPPGLVSHAPQGVHHGAPEKARERARRKFDDYNRVDWSVIAIDTRRRLVPSPEILANDLGQH
- a CDS encoding HNH endonuclease signature motif containing protein translates to MDGVSEAVATIGEQLAVLSTACDELSHRDLISLLVQVSAVVRAVPALEHRALARLTAETEPCRLGEKTWPAVLTTALRITSAEAKRRIARAKVLGPRRSFTGEPLAPLWESTAAAQARGEVDVAHVEVIERFHTALPSWVDVDTRAAADAQLAELAAGLDPDNLDAAARRLVACIDQDGAAPEERERERAAKRGVRIGKQQPDGTASISGWMTPETVAIWEALLAKEAAPGHNMPADENSGDDAGTGPGQQSESSPEQNTCRDTRTAAQRNHDAFLAIGRRALESGDLGTHNGLPVTVIVSTTLQELEKGAGVAVTGGGSLLPMPDLIRMAAHAHHYLYIYDQHTGQSLYLARTKRLASAAQRIVLHARDRGCTRPGCTAPGYWCEAHHAVTDWTNGGHTNIDDMTLACPQDHRMLDTTQWRTRKNTKNETEWLPPPDLDNGQHRVNGYHHPERYLLPEDDDGP
- a CDS encoding nitroreductase/quinone reductase family protein; translation: MADTVRDRVTKTFQRYVNTVMRRVPFQTLLETTGRTSGEPRTTPLGGRRIGDQFWFVSEFGDKSQYIRNIQADPSVRVRLKGRWHRGTAHLLPDDDARARMRSLPALNNVGVRTFGTNLLTVRVDLID